From the Clostridium sp. Marseille-P299 genome, one window contains:
- a CDS encoding type I restriction endonuclease subunit R, producing MAFNENTLEQIVIEELQNLGYDYQYGPDLERDYHEVLITELFEEAMFRINPSITHDIVEQAFQMIKNLGLVKLEELNATFHKYLIEGVPIAYRDGDENKTYQVKLIDFNEPLKNTFTVINQFTVIERKHKRPDLVVFINGIPTVLFELKNMVNEETSIEDAYNQIKNYQLDIPSLFQYNAFNIISDGFDARLGTITSDFTRYMAWKSINGESPVNEQLHYLDVLLHGVLPKERLLDIIRNFIVFQEINGKTVKILSGYHQYFAVRKAALRTQQAIEKNDKKVGVVWHTQGSGKSLSMVFYAGLFVTNPQFSNPTIVVLTDRNDLDSQLFGTFCASSKLLLRQEPKQAQSREHLKELLKVKAGGIIFTTIQKFEEGTEVLTERSNVIFMADEAHRSQYGLEGTLDRTTGKWKYGMAKYMRDALPNATFIGFTGTPINFDDKSTTEVFGEYIDVYDMTQAVEDGATVPIYYENRTAKLKIDENILKQIDKEYELLREETNYVAIEKSKQDLSTIESIIGSKERLTMLADDIIAHYEDRQYVLTGKAMIVCMTRRIAIDLYRIILEKRPNWDDKIKVVLTDSNKDEEDWNDLTGTKEYRKQLGYDFKDINSPFKIAIVVDMWLTGFDVPSMATMYIDKPMKGHNLMQAIARVNRVYKDKEAGLIVDYIGMAADLKNALNQYTKRDQDKIPDLSQAYGIALEKLEIMRDCFYGFDYTRFFGTSDRERYQTLTNGLEFAFAFEEEEKKIYIREATALSQAETLCRSMLTAQLKQEIEFFKSIKAGLCKVAGNGKITTNEINSRITNLLEQAITEDGMYNIFAEAGKKNPEISILSDEYMEQIRRMKHKNIAAELLRKLLEDNIKVIARTGVVKSKLFSEKMQELMKKYNNRLITSVEVIEELLKLSQEMSESYHAGDAKGLTLEEVAFYDALAADPKVLENMEDQVLVEMAQELTELIRKNRTVDWDKKESARAYMRTQVKRLLRKYKYPPEQAAGALDIVIKQAELMSQSMCVS from the coding sequence ATGGCATTTAATGAAAATACACTAGAACAAATAGTTATCGAGGAACTTCAAAACCTTGGTTATGATTATCAGTACGGTCCTGATTTAGAAAGGGATTATCATGAAGTATTAATCACTGAGTTGTTTGAAGAAGCGATGTTTCGTATTAATCCATCCATTACGCATGATATTGTTGAACAAGCATTTCAGATGATTAAGAATTTAGGTCTGGTTAAATTAGAAGAGTTAAATGCGACTTTTCATAAGTATTTAATTGAAGGCGTTCCAATTGCTTATCGTGATGGTGATGAAAACAAGACATATCAAGTAAAACTGATTGATTTTAATGAACCACTTAAAAATACTTTTACTGTGATCAACCAATTTACAGTAATTGAGCGAAAGCATAAACGGCCAGATTTAGTTGTATTTATTAATGGTATACCTACCGTACTTTTTGAATTAAAAAACATGGTAAATGAGGAAACCTCCATAGAGGATGCTTATAATCAAATTAAGAATTATCAACTCGATATCCCGAGTTTATTTCAATACAATGCTTTTAACATTATATCGGATGGTTTCGATGCTAGACTTGGTACGATAACATCAGATTTTACAAGATACATGGCATGGAAATCTATCAATGGGGAATCTCCAGTAAATGAACAGCTACATTACTTAGATGTTTTATTACATGGGGTGTTACCAAAAGAACGTTTGTTGGATATCATTCGTAATTTCATTGTTTTTCAAGAAATCAATGGTAAGACGGTAAAGATACTTTCTGGATATCATCAGTATTTTGCAGTACGTAAGGCAGCGTTAAGAACGCAGCAAGCCATTGAGAAAAATGATAAAAAGGTCGGTGTTGTTTGGCATACGCAAGGGAGTGGAAAGAGTCTTTCCATGGTGTTTTATGCAGGATTATTTGTAACGAATCCACAGTTTTCAAATCCAACGATTGTTGTTTTGACCGACCGAAATGATTTAGATAGTCAGCTCTTTGGTACGTTTTGTGCTAGTTCAAAATTATTATTACGTCAAGAACCAAAACAGGCACAAAGTAGAGAACATTTAAAAGAATTGTTGAAAGTAAAAGCTGGTGGAATTATATTTACAACAATTCAGAAATTTGAAGAAGGCACGGAAGTTTTAACAGAACGTAGTAATGTTATATTCATGGCAGATGAGGCACATCGTTCGCAGTATGGATTGGAAGGAACGCTAGATCGTACAACCGGTAAATGGAAGTATGGAATGGCAAAGTATATGAGAGATGCACTTCCTAACGCAACGTTTATTGGATTTACTGGAACCCCAATTAATTTTGATGACAAATCTACAACAGAAGTGTTTGGTGAATATATCGATGTTTATGATATGACTCAGGCAGTAGAAGATGGTGCAACGGTTCCTATTTATTATGAAAATCGAACGGCTAAACTAAAGATTGATGAGAATATTTTAAAACAGATTGATAAGGAATATGAATTACTACGAGAAGAAACCAATTATGTTGCAATTGAAAAATCAAAGCAGGATCTTTCTACTATTGAATCCATTATCGGCTCCAAAGAACGTCTTACGATGCTTGCAGATGATATCATAGCGCATTATGAGGATCGTCAGTATGTTTTAACTGGAAAAGCTATGATTGTCTGTATGACAAGACGAATTGCAATTGATCTTTATCGAATCATTTTAGAGAAACGGCCAAATTGGGATGATAAAATAAAAGTAGTTCTTACGGATAGTAATAAGGATGAAGAGGACTGGAATGATTTAACTGGCACAAAAGAATATCGAAAACAATTGGGTTACGATTTTAAAGACATTAATAGCCCGTTTAAAATAGCAATTGTTGTCGATATGTGGTTAACCGGTTTTGATGTTCCATCCATGGCTACGATGTACATAGATAAGCCCATGAAGGGCCACAATTTAATGCAAGCGATTGCAAGAGTTAATCGCGTTTATAAAGATAAAGAAGCTGGATTGATTGTTGATTATATCGGAATGGCAGCGGATTTAAAGAATGCACTGAATCAATATACAAAGCGAGATCAGGATAAGATACCGGACTTAAGTCAAGCGTATGGGATTGCTCTAGAGAAATTAGAAATCATGCGTGATTGTTTCTATGGTTTTGATTATACAAGATTTTTTGGAACATCAGACCGCGAACGTTATCAAACTTTAACCAATGGTTTGGAATTTGCCTTTGCATTTGAAGAGGAAGAAAAGAAAATCTATATCCGTGAAGCAACTGCATTAAGTCAGGCTGAAACTTTATGTAGAAGTATGTTAACAGCGCAATTAAAACAAGAAATTGAATTCTTTAAGAGTATTAAAGCGGGACTATGCAAAGTTGCAGGGAATGGAAAGATTACAACCAATGAAATTAATTCAAGAATTACTAATTTATTAGAGCAGGCTATCACAGAGGATGGCATGTATAATATTTTTGCAGAGGCTGGTAAGAAAAATCCCGAAATATCCATATTATCTGATGAATATATGGAACAGATACGACGTATGAAGCATAAGAACATTGCTGCTGAATTACTACGCAAATTATTAGAAGATAATATTAAGGTAATTGCAAGAACTGGTGTTGTTAAGTCAAAATTATTTTCTGAGAAGATGCAAGAACTGATGAAAAAGTATAACAATCGTTTAATTACAAGTGTTGAGGTCATTGAGGAGCTCTTAAAACTATCCCAAGAAATGTCGGAATCCTATCATGCGGGTGATGCAAAAGGATTGACCTTAGAGGAAGTTGCATTTTATGATGCATTGGCTGCAGATCCTAAAGTTCTTGAGAATATGGAAGATCAAGTGCTTGTGGAAATGGCACAGGAGTTAACTGAATTGATACGAAAAAATAGGACAGTTGATTGGGATAAGAAAGAGTCTGCAAGAGCTTATATGAGAACACAAGTCAAGAGATTGCTTAGGAAATATAAATATCCTCCAGAACAAGCGGCTGGAGCACTTGATATTGTGATTAAGCAGGCAGAGCTGATGAGTCAAAGTATGTGTGTAAGCTAG
- a CDS encoding HTH-like domain-containing protein translates to MTIIELGNELRQMYESTNTEKVAMIHLFGIKYAKEIRGNGYTPKEILKVADMNESYFAEINKGIKLAKYVEVKEEYM, encoded by the coding sequence ATGACGATTATTGAGTTGGGAAATGAATTGAGACAAATGTATGAATCTACTAATACAGAAAAAGTTGCAATGATTCATCTGTTTGGAATCAAGTATGCAAAAGAAATCAGAGGTAATGGATATACACCAAAAGAGATACTTAAAGTGGCGGATATGAATGAATCTTACTTTGCTGAGATTAATAAAGGAATAAAACTTGCTAAATATGTGGAAGTCAAAGAAGAGTATATGTAG
- a CDS encoding restriction endonuclease subunit S — protein sequence MYAEHFSNENGKYIKLSEITGISTKSIMPQGETVYEHYSIPAFDQCNFPTFNVGDDIKSNKYLVSKGDILLSKLNPMTKRLWYPAVLTDNAVCSTEFMIYKTSESHRGYVYALLNSNRFMDYIASIATGSTNSRQRCKPKDTLDFEFVYDENKANEFSEIVNPMLDSMVCTTVNNNKLQILRDTLLPMLMNGETVLI from the coding sequence TTGTACGCCGAGCATTTTAGCAATGAAAACGGAAAATATATAAAGCTAAGCGAAATTACAGGGATTTCAACAAAGAGTATAATGCCTCAAGGTGAAACAGTATATGAGCATTATAGTATACCTGCCTTCGACCAGTGTAATTTCCCTACATTTAATGTTGGAGATGATATAAAAAGTAATAAGTATTTAGTAAGTAAGGGAGACATTTTATTATCTAAATTAAATCCAATGACTAAAAGATTATGGTATCCAGCAGTTTTAACCGATAATGCAGTTTGTTCAACAGAGTTTATGATTTATAAAACATCTGAAAGTCACAGAGGATATGTTTATGCCTTACTGAATAGCAATAGATTCATGGATTATATAGCGTCTATTGCTACGGGATCAACAAATAGTAGACAAAGATGTAAGCCTAAGGATACATTAGATTTTGAATTTGTATATGATGAAAATAAAGCCAACGAGTTTTCTGAGATTGTTAATCCAATGTTAGATAGTATGGTTTGTACTACGGTAAATAATAATAAGCTACAAATTCTGAGAGATACGTTGTTGCCTATGTTAATGAATGGTGAAACAGTATTAATTTAG
- the xerA gene encoding site-specific tyrosine recombinase/integron integrase has protein sequence MKQEVIQSVCNQLDSELSLNQLKKLNDVLNATLFYYDLIQKKDYQKVEGNEDNLNNKYLEMYTSSKKIEGCSTQTIIYYEATLKQFFKYNHKLILDINTEDIRAYLAKYQNDNKVSKVTLDNVRRIFSSFFTWMENEDYITKSPVRRIHKVKEDKIIKTTFTDENIEILRDKCANIRDLALVDLLNSTGMRVGELVKLNISDMDFNNRECIVFGKGNKERVVYFDAKTKVHLSDYLKTRTDENTALFVSNKFPYNRLKIGGVQCCLRRLGGSSRVKGVHPHKFRRTLATSAIEKGMPIEQVQKLLGHAKIDTTMHYAIVNQNNVKLAHKKYIG, from the coding sequence ATGAAACAAGAGGTAATACAAAGTGTATGTAACCAACTAGACTCGGAACTATCCTTAAATCAACTTAAAAAATTAAACGATGTATTAAATGCAACATTATTTTATTATGATTTGATTCAGAAGAAGGATTATCAAAAGGTAGAAGGTAATGAGGACAATCTTAATAATAAGTACTTGGAAATGTACACATCTTCGAAAAAGATTGAAGGTTGCTCTACACAAACAATTATATATTATGAAGCGACCTTAAAACAGTTTTTTAAGTACAACCATAAATTAATATTGGATATCAATACAGAAGATATAAGGGCGTATCTAGCAAAGTATCAGAATGATAATAAGGTAAGTAAGGTAACATTAGATAATGTACGGAGAATTTTTTCTAGTTTCTTTACTTGGATGGAAAATGAAGATTATATAACGAAAAGCCCTGTTAGGCGGATTCATAAAGTGAAGGAAGATAAAATAATAAAAACTACTTTTACTGATGAAAACATAGAAATACTTCGTGATAAATGTGCTAATATTAGAGACTTAGCATTAGTTGATCTTTTAAATTCTACAGGAATGCGTGTTGGTGAGTTAGTAAAACTTAATATATCAGATATGGACTTTAATAATAGAGAATGCATTGTATTTGGCAAAGGGAATAAAGAAAGAGTAGTATATTTTGATGCAAAAACCAAAGTTCATTTATCCGATTATTTAAAAACTCGAACGGATGAGAATACGGCTTTATTTGTAAGTAATAAGTTCCCATACAATAGATTAAAAATTGGTGGAGTCCAATGTTGTTTGAGACGGTTGGGTGGTTCGTCTAGGGTAAAGGGCGTTCACCCACATAAATTTAGAAGAACATTAGCTACTTCTGCAATAGAGAAGGGAATGCCTATAGAGCAAGTACAGAAGTTATTAGGACATGCTAAAATAGATACTACAATGCATTATGCCATAGTAAATCAAAATAATGTAAAGTTGGCTCATAAAAAATATATCGGGTAG
- a CDS encoding restriction endonuclease subunit S yields the protein MRMKLSDFCEINPRLTLKKGQLAKKIAMTDLPIFGKSIKSYSIEKYNGGTKFQNGDTLMARITPCLENGKGGYVDILDEGEVGFGSTEYIVFRGKLGVSDSQFLYYFINTHEFRDIAIKSMTGTSGRQRVQTDLIANMEFDFPELDEQRKIATILCYIDEKIKVNNKLNANLEEMGLVLYKKFFIDEHQESWIKGTIVDLGAVVGGSTPSKSKDEYYCESGIPWITPKDLSNNKNKFIERGDIDITELGLQKSSAKVMPAGTVLFSSRAPIGYIAIAKNEVTTNQGFKSVVPNENIGTAYIYYFLKYNLEKIENMASGSTFKEVSGTIMKNIEAIIPDEIVLKEFNMLCMSLFKQQEILEEEKQRLMDLRDILLPKLMSGDIDLSEVEVFV from the coding sequence ATGCGAATGAAATTAAGTGATTTTTGCGAAATTAATCCTCGATTAACTTTAAAAAAAGGGCAATTAGCAAAGAAGATAGCTATGACGGATTTACCTATATTTGGTAAATCTATAAAAAGCTATTCAATTGAAAAATATAATGGTGGTACAAAGTTTCAAAATGGTGACACTTTAATGGCGCGTATAACACCATGTCTTGAAAATGGAAAAGGTGGGTACGTAGATATTTTAGATGAGGGAGAGGTCGGATTCGGATCAACCGAGTACATTGTATTTAGAGGTAAGTTAGGAGTCTCTGATTCACAGTTCCTTTATTATTTTATTAATACACATGAATTCAGAGATATTGCTATTAAATCAATGACTGGAACTAGTGGAAGACAAAGAGTTCAGACTGATCTAATTGCTAATATGGAGTTTGATTTTCCAGAGTTAGACGAACAAAGAAAAATTGCCACAATTCTTTGCTATATAGATGAAAAAATTAAGGTTAATAATAAGTTAAATGCGAATTTAGAAGAGATGGGCTTAGTTTTATATAAGAAGTTCTTTATTGATGAACATCAAGAAAGCTGGATAAAAGGAACAATAGTGGATCTTGGAGCTGTGGTGGGAGGAAGTACTCCTTCTAAGTCAAAAGATGAGTACTATTGTGAAAGTGGTATTCCATGGATCACCCCTAAGGATCTATCTAATAATAAAAATAAATTTATTGAACGCGGGGATATCGATATTACAGAATTAGGATTGCAAAAAAGTAGTGCAAAGGTGATGCCTGCTGGAACAGTTTTATTTAGTTCAAGAGCGCCTATAGGTTATATAGCAATAGCAAAAAACGAGGTAACAACAAATCAAGGGTTTAAGTCAGTTGTTCCAAATGAGAATATTGGTACTGCCTATATATATTACTTTTTGAAATATAATTTAGAAAAGATTGAGAATATGGCTTCTGGTTCCACATTTAAAGAAGTATCAGGGACAATTATGAAGAATATTGAAGCAATTATCCCAGATGAAATAGTATTAAAAGAATTTAATATGCTTTGTATGTCTTTATTTAAGCAGCAAGAGATACTAGAAGAGGAAAAACAGAGATTAATGGATCTGAGAGATATATTGTTGCCTAAACTTATGTCAGGTGACATTGATTTGTCAGAAGTAGAAGTATTCGTCTAA
- a CDS encoding GIY-YIG nuclease family protein: MAYGKSIELFLVNGTADSLITAELSNWNGKAIKIPRIEVAACSRDDIIQAGVYFLFCKEDDGTDSVYIGEAENVKERLVQHLRDYQSEKEKYYWNTAVIFVGRDLNKALIRYLENRFVEIARSCKRYVVLTKNTYRNTVMKESQVAVMEEFVDNVKILINALGYKVLDPLLQTGSDTTTSEEEELFINIGSTSATGMVTSEGFVVLKGAVVNEKTSAKSLSAGMKELRDKIFADGKVENMTTTEDILFSSSSAAADFVLGYSASGPRTWKTKDGRTLKEIEDSATVD, encoded by the coding sequence ATGGCATACGGAAAATCAATAGAGCTGTTCCTTGTAAATGGTACAGCTGACAGTTTAATAACAGCGGAATTATCCAATTGGAATGGCAAGGCCATAAAGATTCCTCGCATCGAAGTGGCTGCATGTAGTCGTGACGATATTATCCAAGCGGGTGTTTACTTCTTGTTTTGCAAAGAGGATGATGGCACTGATTCTGTTTATATTGGCGAGGCTGAAAATGTAAAAGAGCGCCTCGTGCAGCATCTGCGTGATTACCAGTCTGAAAAAGAAAAGTATTACTGGAACACTGCTGTAATTTTTGTAGGTAGAGACCTTAACAAGGCTCTTATCAGATACCTTGAAAATCGCTTTGTCGAGATTGCGAGAAGCTGTAAGCGTTATGTGGTACTGACAAAGAATACATATCGCAATACGGTAATGAAAGAGTCCCAAGTTGCAGTAATGGAAGAGTTCGTTGATAATGTCAAAATTCTTATAAATGCGTTGGGCTATAAAGTTTTAGATCCGCTGCTGCAAACTGGCTCTGATACCACTACCTCCGAAGAGGAAGAATTGTTCATTAACATCGGTAGCACATCTGCCACCGGCATGGTGACTTCTGAGGGATTCGTGGTTCTTAAGGGAGCCGTGGTGAATGAAAAAACATCAGCAAAATCACTTAGTGCCGGAATGAAGGAACTCCGAGACAAGATTTTTGCAGATGGCAAAGTTGAAAACATGACCACCACGGAAGATATCCTGTTCTCCAGTTCCTCCGCAGCTGCTGATTTTGTACTTGGTTATAGTGCAAGCGGTCCACGCACATGGAAAACCAAAGATGGCCGTACCCTTAAGGAAATTGAGGACAGCGCAACGGTGGACTAA
- a CDS encoding PglZ domain-containing protein, protein MFGDYVFEKSSAQYTDKILLLDDENLNSRANYISAFSAHGFEIVRYTDDLAFRIEYEEKLKTPGEKMAVIAHTEQYIPYDVRRRLSAYMVSLERLFPKLHPTMLKDMDKAGLDLLCAVYPTNYDDLRQKHDTEMFLRLKVYARANVKAYLKKTANGLIEKAKSISRYSDWFSIAEEKAQLDVMAVQYDVDVDTQEINRLFQQYALEQFGKLSQNIDKASPVLVSKAMDYMHGHSDKFVVIIMDGMSEFDWKIISSSFAGLPYEKSSMFAMIPSTTSVSRQCLLSGKYPSQLLEPWKQSKEKTEFVKCAKDLGYSDTQIGYERGYDAQFGSFVRCGAVIINDVDDMVHAQTQGRLGMFNDITVLANQKKLLEMTQRFISAGYDVYITADHGNTTCTGLGKLMGTGVEVETKSRRMVALKDFADKAGLIEKHGLVEYPKYYLPKEYDYLICDVGDSFDAKGDDVMTHGGITLDEVVVPFIKIKAVQKNG, encoded by the coding sequence ATGTTCGGAGACTATGTGTTTGAGAAATCTTCTGCGCAATACACAGATAAAATCCTGCTTCTGGATGACGAGAATCTGAACAGCCGAGCGAATTATATATCTGCGTTCTCTGCACATGGTTTTGAAATCGTAAGATACACTGACGATCTTGCCTTCAGAATTGAGTACGAGGAGAAACTGAAAACTCCCGGTGAGAAAATGGCTGTTATTGCCCACACCGAGCAGTACATTCCTTACGATGTGCGTCGCAGACTTTCTGCCTATATGGTTTCGTTGGAGAGGCTGTTCCCGAAACTGCATCCGACAATGTTGAAGGATATGGATAAGGCTGGTCTTGACTTGCTGTGCGCAGTCTATCCTACAAATTACGACGACCTTCGACAAAAGCATGATACAGAAATGTTCCTGCGATTGAAGGTTTATGCCAGAGCTAATGTGAAGGCATATTTGAAGAAAACAGCCAATGGTCTTATTGAAAAGGCCAAAAGTATCTCACGATACAGCGATTGGTTTTCCATCGCAGAGGAAAAGGCTCAACTGGACGTAATGGCAGTTCAATACGATGTTGATGTTGACACGCAAGAAATTAACCGGCTGTTCCAACAATATGCACTGGAGCAGTTCGGAAAGTTATCACAGAATATTGACAAGGCATCACCGGTGCTGGTCAGCAAAGCAATGGACTATATGCACGGCCACAGCGATAAGTTCGTCGTGATCATCATGGACGGTATGTCTGAATTTGACTGGAAGATTATCTCCAGTTCGTTTGCGGGCCTGCCGTATGAAAAGTCATCGATGTTTGCGATGATACCAAGCACCACCTCTGTTTCCCGACAGTGTCTGCTGTCCGGTAAATATCCAAGTCAGCTGCTGGAGCCGTGGAAGCAGAGCAAGGAGAAAACAGAGTTTGTAAAGTGTGCAAAGGACCTCGGCTATTCCGATACGCAGATTGGTTATGAGCGAGGCTATGATGCGCAGTTCGGTTCCTTCGTAAGATGCGGAGCCGTAATCATAAATGATGTGGACGATATGGTTCACGCACAAACACAAGGCCGACTCGGAATGTTCAATGACATCACCGTGTTGGCGAATCAGAAAAAATTACTGGAGATGACGCAGCGTTTCATTTCTGCTGGATATGATGTATATATTACAGCAGACCACGGCAACACTACCTGCACCGGCCTTGGAAAACTTATGGGAACCGGTGTTGAAGTAGAAACAAAGAGTCGTAGAATGGTGGCACTGAAGGACTTTGCTGACAAGGCCGGACTGATTGAAAAGCACGGACTTGTCGAATATCCGAAATATTATCTCCCAAAGGAATATGATTACCTGATTTGTGATGTTGGCGATTCTTTTGACGCCAAGGGTGACGATGTAATGACGCATGGCGGCATCACGTTGGATGAGGTGGTTGTACCTTTCATTAAAATAAAGGCGGTACAGAAGAATGGCTAA